Proteins found in one Papio anubis isolate 15944 unplaced genomic scaffold, Panubis1.0 scaffold1477, whole genome shotgun sequence genomic segment:
- the LOC101012154 gene encoding HLA class II histocompatibility antigen, DR beta 3 chain, which translates to VAGGADQGSQGLHPTQGALDGGVSVSVFLGGHPCDWIVRVPTARFLEQAKCECHIFNGTERVRYLNRNIHKREENLRFHSDLGEFQAVTELERPVAENWNSQKGILEEKRDKVDTYCRYNYRVFESFTEQR; encoded by the coding sequence GGTTGCAGGTGGGGCGGATCAAGGTTCCCAGGGCCTGCACCCCACCCAGGGAGCCCTGGATGGCGGCGTCAGTGTAAGTGTCTTCCTCGGAGGCCATCCCTGTGACTGGATCGTTCGTGTCCCCACAGCACGTTTCTTGGAGCAGGCTAAATGTGAGTGTCATATCTTCAATGGCACTGAGCGGGTGCGGTACCTGAACAGAAACATCCATAAACGGGAGGAGAACCTGCGCTTCCACAGCGACCTGGGGGAGTTCCAGGCGGTGACGGAACTGGAGCGGCCTGTCGCGGAGAACTGGAACAGCCAGAAGGGCATCCTGGAGGAGAAGCGGGACAAGGTGGACACCTACTGCAGATACAATTACAGGGTTTTTGAGAGCTTCACAGAGCAGCGATGA